One genomic segment of Leptolyngbya subtilissima AS-A7 includes these proteins:
- a CDS encoding ABC transporter substrate-binding protein, which yields MRLFRRARMLAAFLIGLLLVQLVNACSAGPQAGDRTRLTIATVNNGDMVVMQDLSSHFEADNPDIELRWVVLEENILRQRTTTDVASQGGQFDVLTIGSYETPIWARRGWLRSLDGLPAEYDVDDLIDPIRTGLSYEDNLYAVPFYGESSMLYYRTDLFDKAGITVPPNPTYAQVGEWASQVHDPTNGVYGICLRGKPGWGENMAFLTTLVNTFGGRWFDMDWQPTIDSPEWQNAVNYYVDVMNQYGPPGASSNGFNENLALFSTGKCGMWIDATVAAGLLSNPEQSQVADRLGFARAPVESYPNGSNWLWSWALAIPATSQSPEAAERFVAWATSKEYVQLVADEYGWVSVPPGTRTSTYENPDYQAAAPFAKIVLDSIQAADITNPSPLPTPYKGVQYVDIPEFQAIGTQVGQRMASALADQVSVDQAIAQSQTVAERFMRHTGYIE from the coding sequence ATGCGCTTATTTCGCCGAGCCCGAATGCTGGCAGCATTCCTCATTGGCCTGCTGCTGGTGCAGCTGGTCAATGCCTGTTCAGCAGGCCCCCAGGCCGGGGACCGCACTCGTCTAACCATCGCCACCGTCAACAACGGCGACATGGTGGTGATGCAAGACCTGTCGAGCCATTTCGAAGCCGACAACCCCGATATCGAGCTGCGCTGGGTGGTGCTAGAGGAAAACATTCTGCGCCAGCGCACCACCACCGATGTGGCCAGCCAGGGCGGTCAGTTCGATGTATTGACGATTGGGTCCTACGAAACGCCAATCTGGGCCAGGCGGGGCTGGCTGCGATCGCTCGACGGGCTGCCCGCCGAGTACGACGTTGACGACCTGATCGACCCGATTCGCACCGGGCTTTCCTACGAAGACAACCTCTATGCGGTGCCCTTCTACGGCGAAAGCTCGATGCTTTACTACCGCACCGACCTGTTTGACAAGGCGGGCATTACGGTGCCCCCCAACCCCACCTATGCCCAGGTGGGCGAGTGGGCCAGCCAGGTGCACGACCCAACCAACGGCGTCTACGGCATTTGCCTGCGGGGCAAGCCGGGCTGGGGCGAGAATATGGCCTTTCTCACCACCCTGGTCAACACCTTCGGCGGCCGCTGGTTCGACATGGACTGGCAGCCCACCATCGACAGCCCCGAGTGGCAAAACGCCGTCAATTATTACGTTGATGTGATGAACCAGTACGGGCCGCCCGGAGCCAGTTCCAACGGCTTTAACGAAAACTTGGCCCTGTTCTCCACCGGCAAGTGCGGCATGTGGATCGATGCCACCGTCGCTGCCGGGCTGCTCTCGAACCCTGAGCAGTCGCAGGTGGCCGATCGCCTCGGCTTTGCCCGCGCCCCAGTCGAGTCTTACCCCAACGGCTCTAACTGGTTGTGGTCTTGGGCGCTAGCAATTCCAGCCACATCCCAGTCGCCCGAGGCCGCCGAGCGCTTCGTCGCCTGGGCCACCTCCAAGGAGTACGTGCAGCTGGTAGCGGACGAATACGGCTGGGTCTCAGTACCCCCCGGCACCCGCACCTCCACCTACGAGAACCCTGACTATCAAGCAGCCGCCCCCTTTGCAAAAATCGTGCTGGATTCCATCCAGGCAGCTGATATCACCAACCCATCCCCACTGCCCACCCCCTACAAAGGCGTGCAGTACGTCGATATCCCTGAGTTTCAGGCAATCGGCACCCAAGTCGGCCAGCGCATGGCCTCAGCCCTAGCTGATCAGGTCTCGGTTGACCAAGCGATCGCCCAGTCGCAAACCGTCGCTGAACGGTTCATGCGTCATACCGGCTATATCGAGTAG
- a CDS encoding carbohydrate ABC transporter permease, protein MTSSIATPTHSPPPARARSHRSIPARLLVAPSVILLVLWMVVPLAMAIWFAFQRYNLLIPDNREFVGFANFAYILTDPTLWISIGITMVLVVSVLAITIGLGTVLAVLFNQEFPGRGVARVLAISPFFVMPTVSALIWKNMLMHPVNGLFAQITRGLGLGAIDWFADFPLLAIIIIVAWQWLPFALLILLTAIQSLDTDQMEAARMDGASAMQLFRFVVLPHLNRAIAVVAMIETIFFLTIFAEIFVTTGGGPGLATTNLAYYIYLKALLEFDVGGASAGGLIAVVLANIVAIFLMRSVARNLDS, encoded by the coding sequence ATGACCTCATCTATCGCAACCCCTACCCACTCGCCGCCGCCCGCGCGGGCGCGATCGCACCGCTCGATTCCCGCTCGGCTGCTGGTGGCACCGTCGGTGATTCTGCTGGTGCTCTGGATGGTGGTGCCGCTGGCGATGGCCATCTGGTTTGCCTTCCAGCGCTACAACCTGCTGATTCCCGACAATCGCGAGTTTGTCGGCTTCGCTAACTTTGCCTACATTCTCACCGACCCGACTCTGTGGATTTCGATCGGCATCACGATGGTGCTGGTAGTGTCGGTGCTGGCAATTACGATTGGCCTCGGCACCGTGCTGGCGGTGCTGTTCAACCAGGAGTTTCCCGGTCGCGGCGTGGCGCGGGTGCTGGCAATTTCGCCATTTTTTGTCATGCCCACGGTCAGCGCCCTGATCTGGAAAAACATGCTGATGCACCCGGTGAACGGGCTGTTTGCCCAGATCACGCGGGGGCTCGGCCTGGGTGCGATCGACTGGTTTGCCGACTTTCCGCTGCTGGCGATCATCATCATCGTGGCTTGGCAGTGGCTGCCCTTTGCCCTGCTGATTTTGCTGACGGCAATTCAGTCCCTCGATACTGACCAGATGGAGGCGGCCCGCATGGATGGTGCCAGTGCCATGCAGCTGTTCCGCTTTGTGGTGCTGCCTCACCTCAATCGGGCGATCGCCGTGGTCGCCATGATCGAGACGATTTTCTTTCTCACCATCTTTGCCGAAATTTTCGTTACCACCGGGGGCGGCCCTGGCCTCGCCACCACCAACCTGGCCTACTACATCTACCTCAAAGCGCTGCTGGAATTTGACGTCGGTGGAGCCTCGGCGGGCGGTTTAATTGCCGTCGTGCTGGCCAACATCGTGGCGATTTTCCTGATGCGCAGTGTTGCTCGTAATTTGGACTCTTGA
- a CDS encoding SDR family NAD(P)-dependent oxidoreductase, producing the protein MSATATYDFQGKTILITGGAGEIGKATAHRFAANGATIVLLDINEMRLAEVAQGLKDYGNPVYTVRCDVTDAQEVADMIAIAVEQVGQLDYVFNNAGYQGAFAKTDEYPEEDFQKVIDINVVGVFHILKAAAQHLRKAGGAIVNMASHAGVDGPPNMLAYAASKFAVVGMTQTAAKDLAPYGIRVNALSPSLVGPGFMWTRQTELQAGVGSQYFDADPKVVEQQMINLVPLRRLGRLEEVANGVAFLMSDEASYITGFNLDITGGQ; encoded by the coding sequence ATGAGCGCGACGGCAACCTACGATTTCCAGGGCAAAACCATTCTGATTACTGGTGGGGCGGGGGAAATTGGCAAAGCTACCGCTCACCGATTTGCCGCCAACGGAGCAACAATTGTGTTGCTAGATATTAACGAGATGAGGCTGGCCGAGGTCGCCCAGGGGCTAAAAGACTATGGCAATCCTGTGTACACCGTTCGCTGCGATGTCACCGATGCCCAGGAGGTGGCCGACATGATTGCGATCGCCGTTGAGCAGGTGGGTCAGCTCGACTATGTGTTTAACAATGCCGGCTACCAGGGTGCGTTTGCCAAGACCGATGAATATCCTGAGGAAGACTTCCAGAAGGTGATCGACATCAACGTGGTCGGTGTGTTTCACATTCTCAAGGCCGCTGCCCAGCACTTGCGGAAGGCGGGCGGGGCGATCGTCAACATGGCTAGCCACGCCGGGGTAGATGGGCCGCCCAACATGCTGGCCTACGCCGCCTCAAAGTTTGCGGTGGTTGGCATGACCCAGACCGCTGCCAAAGACCTAGCCCCTTATGGTATTCGCGTTAACGCTCTGTCACCGTCGCTAGTTGGCCCCGGCTTCATGTGGACTCGGCAGACTGAACTACAGGCGGGGGTAGGATCGCAGTACTTTGACGCCGACCCCAAAGTGGTCGAGCAGCAGATGATCAACTTGGTGCCGCTGCGCCGGTTGGGTCGGTTGGAAGAAGTTGCCAACGGAGTTGCTTTTTTAATGAGTGATGAGGCTAGCTATATTACTGGCTTCAATTTGGATATTACGGGAGGACAATAG
- a CDS encoding carbohydrate ABC transporter permease: MATKQSYRWWIPLLGWLVACLLFFPIFWMFITSFKTEVAAVATPPQLFFRPTLENYVAVQTRASYFNFALNSVVISLGATILSLLLAIPAAYAMSFFPTKRTKSTLLWMLSTKMLPAVGVLVPIYILARETGLLDTRIGLIIIYTLINLPIVVWMIYSFFKEVPKEILEADRMDGASTYQELVHVLLPLALPGIFSTALLSIILSWNEAFWSLNLTTFDAAPLTAFIASFSSPQGLFWAKLSAASSMAIAPILIFGWVSQRQLVRGLTFGAVK, encoded by the coding sequence ATGGCAACTAAGCAATCCTACCGCTGGTGGATTCCCCTGCTGGGCTGGCTGGTGGCCTGCCTGCTGTTCTTCCCGATTTTCTGGATGTTTATCACCAGCTTTAAGACCGAGGTGGCGGCGGTCGCCACGCCGCCCCAGCTGTTCTTTCGGCCCACCCTAGAAAACTACGTGGCGGTGCAGACTCGAGCCTCGTACTTTAACTTTGCCTTGAACAGCGTGGTGATTTCCCTGGGGGCGACGATTTTGTCGCTGCTGTTGGCGATTCCGGCAGCCTACGCCATGTCGTTTTTCCCCACCAAGCGCACCAAGAGCACCCTGCTGTGGATGCTGTCGACCAAAATGCTGCCCGCCGTGGGCGTGCTGGTGCCGATCTACATCTTGGCACGAGAAACGGGTCTGCTAGACACCCGCATCGGTTTAATCATCATTTACACGTTGATTAACCTGCCAATTGTGGTGTGGATGATCTACAGCTTCTTCAAAGAAGTGCCAAAGGAAATTCTCGAAGCCGATCGCATGGATGGCGCTTCTACCTATCAGGAACTGGTGCATGTGCTGCTGCCCCTAGCCCTGCCAGGAATTTTCTCCACTGCTCTGCTCTCGATTATTTTGTCGTGGAATGAAGCCTTCTGGAGCCTCAATTTGACCACCTTTGATGCGGCTCCATTGACGGCGTTTATTGCGTCATTTTCTAGCCCCCAGGGTTTGTTTTGGGCAAAGCTATCGGCGGCTTCTAGCATGGCGATCGCCCCCATTTTGATCTTTGGCTGGGTCAGCCAGCGGCAGCTGGTGCGAGGTCTCACCTTTGGGGCCGTCAAGTAG
- a CDS encoding mannitol dehydrogenase family protein, giving the protein MNSPSNTTKSLVKLNERSLGQLSDRVRVPRYDRSAVTPGIVHIGVGGFHRAHQALYLDNYLEQNPGSDWAICGVGLLEFDQRMRDALESQDCLYTLVERSPAGDDARVIGSITQYLFAPADREAVIEVLANPQCRIVTLTITEGGYYVVEGTGEFDANHPTIQHDLQNPDQPQGVYGFLTAALARRQQRGIAPFTVLSCDNIQGNGDMVGRMLTTFAELQNPDMGEWIRENVAFPNCMVDRITPATAPGDLQMVADQFDIDDAWPVVAEPFLQWVVEDRFSAGRPDWESVGVQMTDDVHPYEMMKIRLLNTSHQLIGYLGSLKGYSYVHEAMANAQIRQAVEHLMDEVTPTLHPVPGIDVTQYKQTLVERFSNPKIRDQLPRLCLNSSAKIPKWALGSLRDKLEQNGAIDYLSLTIAAWFRYLNGKDDQGHDMPIDDPMADTLTERAKLGGTDPMPLLNLTEVFGDLSQSSRFVEAVTQYLHQLHELGTEATLAKLL; this is encoded by the coding sequence ATGAACAGCCCATCCAACACCACGAAGTCCCTCGTCAAGCTGAATGAGCGATCGCTCGGCCAGCTGAGCGATCGCGTGCGCGTGCCCCGGTACGATCGCAGCGCCGTCACCCCCGGCATTGTCCACATCGGGGTCGGCGGCTTTCACCGCGCCCACCAGGCGCTCTATCTAGACAACTACCTGGAGCAAAACCCCGGCAGCGACTGGGCCATCTGCGGTGTCGGTCTGCTGGAGTTTGACCAGAGAATGCGCGATGCCCTGGAGTCTCAGGATTGTTTGTATACCCTGGTGGAGCGATCGCCAGCCGGTGACGACGCCCGCGTCATCGGCTCGATCACCCAATACCTATTCGCCCCCGCCGACCGCGAGGCTGTCATCGAAGTCCTGGCCAACCCCCAGTGCCGCATCGTCACCCTGACTATCACCGAAGGCGGCTACTACGTCGTCGAGGGCACGGGCGAATTCGACGCCAACCATCCCACCATTCAGCACGACCTGCAAAACCCTGACCAGCCCCAGGGAGTCTACGGCTTTCTCACCGCCGCCCTGGCCCGGCGGCAGCAACGGGGCATCGCACCCTTTACCGTGCTCTCCTGCGACAACATCCAGGGTAACGGCGATATGGTGGGCAGAATGTTGACCACCTTCGCCGAGCTGCAAAACCCCGACATGGGCGAGTGGATCAGAGAGAACGTCGCCTTCCCCAACTGCATGGTCGATCGCATTACCCCCGCCACCGCCCCCGGCGACCTGCAAATGGTGGCCGACCAATTCGACATTGACGACGCCTGGCCCGTGGTGGCCGAGCCCTTCTTGCAGTGGGTGGTTGAAGATCGCTTCAGTGCCGGACGCCCCGACTGGGAAAGCGTCGGCGTGCAGATGACCGACGACGTCCACCCCTACGAGATGATGAAGATCCGGCTGCTCAACACCAGCCACCAGCTGATTGGCTATCTCGGCTCGCTCAAAGGCTACAGCTACGTTCACGAAGCCATGGCCAATGCCCAAATTCGCCAGGCTGTCGAGCACCTGATGGATGAAGTCACCCCCACCCTGCACCCCGTCCCTGGTATCGACGTCACTCAATACAAGCAGACCCTAGTGGAACGGTTCTCGAACCCGAAAATTCGCGACCAGCTGCCCCGGCTCTGCCTCAACAGCTCAGCCAAGATCCCTAAGTGGGCGCTCGGTTCCCTGCGCGACAAGCTGGAGCAAAACGGCGCGATCGACTATCTCAGTCTCACCATCGCCGCCTGGTTCCGCTACCTCAACGGCAAAGACGATCAAGGCCACGACATGCCGATCGACGACCCGATGGCGGATACGCTGACGGAACGGGCGAAGTTGGGCGGCACTGACCCCATGCCGCTGCTGAATTTGACAGAGGTGTTTGGCGACCTCTCCCAGTCGTCACGATTCGTGGAGGCGGTGACCCAGTACCTGCACCAGCTCCATGAATTAGGTACCGAAGCTACCCTGGCTAAGCTGCTCTAA
- a CDS encoding sugar-binding transcriptional regulator, producing the protein MGDMYAEKRDGRRPAQQGHRRLDLAAHAAWLYYIAGNTQEEIAAKLNVSRQAAQRLVALAVSEKLIKFRLDHPLSHCIALAEALRDRFALSMCEVVPDPAVGGDLYNGLGVCAATYLETYLVARTPSILAFSSGRTLRAMVDQIPSMDQPQHKIVSIVGNMSHCGLAGRHEVVMHLSDRVGSQTYPVPTPAVATSVEERDLLQTQRSFLAVKALAEQAKVTFVGVSHIAWNAPLHEDGFINDAELTELIELGAVGEIAGWAFNSQGKLLQAGTNSRVAGVPLEQPARRLIIGVAGGLRKAEAIRAALQGRLISGLIADEAAATAILMKG; encoded by the coding sequence ATGGGAGACATGTATGCGGAGAAACGCGATGGTCGGAGACCGGCCCAGCAGGGCCATCGTAGGCTTGACCTAGCGGCCCACGCCGCCTGGCTCTACTACATTGCCGGTAATACCCAGGAGGAAATTGCCGCTAAACTCAACGTGTCGCGGCAGGCAGCCCAGCGCTTGGTGGCCTTGGCCGTCAGCGAAAAGCTGATCAAATTTCGCCTCGACCATCCCCTCAGCCACTGCATCGCCCTGGCCGAGGCCCTGCGGGATCGGTTCGCTCTATCGATGTGTGAAGTCGTGCCCGACCCCGCCGTCGGTGGCGACCTCTACAACGGCTTGGGCGTCTGCGCGGCGACTTACCTGGAAACCTATCTTGTTGCCAGAACCCCTTCTATTCTGGCCTTTAGCTCGGGGCGCACCCTGCGGGCCATGGTGGATCAAATTCCCTCAATGGATCAGCCTCAGCACAAGATTGTCTCGATTGTGGGCAACATGTCGCACTGCGGTCTGGCCGGTCGCCATGAGGTGGTCATGCATTTGTCTGATCGGGTGGGGTCGCAGACCTATCCGGTGCCCACTCCAGCGGTGGCCACCAGCGTGGAGGAGCGCGACCTGCTGCAAACCCAGCGATCGTTTCTGGCGGTTAAGGCCCTGGCGGAGCAGGCGAAGGTTACTTTTGTTGGCGTTAGTCACATCGCCTGGAACGCGCCCCTGCACGAGGACGGCTTTATCAACGATGCCGAACTGACCGAGTTAATTGAGCTGGGGGCTGTGGGCGAAATTGCGGGTTGGGCGTTCAACTCCCAGGGAAAGTTGCTGCAAGCAGGTACCAACAGCCGAGTTGCGGGTGTGCCCCTAGAGCAACCAGCCCGGCGTCTGATCATCGGCGTTGCTGGGGGGCTTCGCAAAGCCGAGGCCATTCGCGCGGCCCTACAAGGTCGGCTGATTAGCGGGTTGATTGCCGATGAAGCCGCCGCCACAGCGATTTTGATGAAGGGATAG
- a CDS encoding ABC transporter ATP-binding protein, with amino-acid sequence MSTVTLRDIHKTYVDNEVIKGVNLDIHDQEFVVFVGPSGCGKSTLLRMIAGLEDITSGDLLVDGERMNDVPPDQRGLAMVFQTYALYPHMTVAENMAFSLRLAGVSKERRMERARDVARILQLEPLLDRKPGKLSGGQRQRVAIGRALVRNPKVFLFDEPLSNLDASLRVQMRIELSGLHESLQSTMIYVTHDQIEAMTLADKIVVLQGGVVEQVGSPLELYHHPRNLFVAGFIGSPKMNFLSVQTTGVQDSGTTVRLPGDATITIPVQPRTLMAGDRATLGIRPEHLRIDATNPTLMGEVLVVERLGGETYLYVKVAGGDTFIVQTDGNSRAKVRDRVPVTIDGHLCHLFDGEGQAIPKAERHPLSLTRHPEVPLQTKAPREQTYEQPIQHHEVPRQAE; translated from the coding sequence ATGTCAACCGTCACGTTACGAGATATCCATAAAACTTACGTCGACAACGAAGTTATTAAAGGCGTCAATCTCGACATTCATGACCAAGAATTTGTCGTCTTTGTCGGCCCCTCCGGCTGCGGCAAATCGACCCTGCTGCGCATGATCGCCGGTTTAGAAGACATCACCTCCGGCGACCTGCTCGTCGATGGCGAGCGCATGAACGATGTGCCGCCCGACCAACGAGGGCTGGCGATGGTGTTCCAAACCTACGCCCTGTACCCCCACATGACCGTGGCCGAGAATATGGCCTTTAGCCTGCGCCTAGCCGGGGTTTCTAAGGAGCGGCGTATGGAGCGGGCACGGGATGTGGCGCGGATCTTGCAGCTGGAGCCATTGCTCGATCGCAAGCCGGGCAAGCTCTCGGGAGGGCAGCGGCAGCGGGTCGCCATTGGCCGAGCCCTGGTGCGCAACCCCAAGGTGTTTTTGTTTGATGAGCCCCTGTCGAACCTGGATGCCTCGCTGCGGGTGCAGATGCGCATTGAGCTGTCGGGGCTGCACGAAAGCCTGCAATCCACCATGATCTACGTCACCCACGACCAGATCGAAGCTATGACCCTGGCCGACAAGATTGTGGTGCTCCAGGGCGGCGTAGTCGAGCAGGTCGGTTCGCCGCTAGAGCTATACCATCATCCCCGCAACCTGTTTGTGGCCGGGTTCATCGGCTCGCCCAAGATGAACTTTCTCTCGGTGCAAACCACCGGGGTGCAAGATTCTGGCACCACCGTGCGCCTGCCGGGCGATGCCACCATTACCATTCCGGTGCAGCCGAGAACTTTGATGGCGGGCGATCGCGCCACCCTGGGCATTCGCCCCGAGCACCTGCGGATCGATGCCACTAACCCCACCCTGATGGGCGAAGTCTTGGTGGTGGAGCGTCTGGGCGGCGAAACCTACCTCTACGTCAAGGTCGCTGGCGGCGACACCTTTATCGTGCAGACCGACGGCAACAGCCGGGCCAAGGTGCGCGATCGCGTTCCCGTCACCATCGATGGCCACCTTTGCCACCTGTTCGATGGCGAAGGCCAAGCCATTCCCAAAGCCGAGCGCCATCCCCTCAGCCTCACCCGCCATCCCGAAGTCCCGCTACAAACCAAAGCCCCGCGAGAGCAGACCTATGAACAGCCCATCCAACACCACGAAGTCCCTCGTCAAGCTGAATGA